In Apium graveolens cultivar Ventura chromosome 10, ASM990537v1, whole genome shotgun sequence, the following are encoded in one genomic region:
- the LOC141693539 gene encoding uncharacterized protein LOC141693539, with amino-acid sequence MAIFHKPLVLLLFHVLFISILPQNITSSPRTEAEALVKWKNSLLPSASLDSWSLSNLRNLCNWTGITCNAAGTVSELNISGQELNGTLARFNFSSFPNVTSLDMSSNLFSDIIPVEIENLTQLEYLSFNDNYLNGTIPYQISHLQKLQHLDLGSNYLANANWSMFLDMPFLTHLNLYYNSLDLEFPTFVFSSRNLTFLDLSQNMLTGSIPESLFTNLGNLEFLNLNDNLFEGPLPRNISKLSNLKELHLGRNKLSGTIPDSIGLLRDLQVVELYNNSFGGNIPSSIGQLTKLQKLYLDSNYLNSSIPPELGMCNKLNFLALAVNSLTGPLPLSLTNLTKISELGLSNNFLSGELLPQFISNWTELTSLQLQNNSFVGIIPPEIGMLTNLTYLYLFDNNLTGPIPKEIGNLQQLLKLDLSGNQLADSIPATIGNLSSLVLLHLHFNNLTGTIPPEIGNLSLLEILDLNTNQLHGQLPDSIAKLSMLQTFSVFTNNFSGSIPKDFGKQSLDLSYIGFSNNSFSGELPEGLCSGLALQRLSVNRNIFSGPLPRCLRNCSQLSRVRLDENEFSGKISEAFGIHPNLVFITLNGNKFTGELSPQWGKCESLTNIEMSRNKISGAVPAELGNLKNLQVLHLDSNELTGEIPAELGNLVLLLKLNLSNNHLTGDIPQSVGKLSKLNQLDLSTNKMNGSIPKELGNCESLLSLNLRQNDFSEEIPSELGNLGQLQINLDLSSNSLSGNIPSNIGKLKFLENLNLSHNLLSGGIFPSLFTDMSSLQLIDLSYNNFSGPIPLLQQQVKNFFNGNSLLCGDANGLSPCQSTSFKSSKKSNSSTKIIIGVVVAVVSLLVFGTIFFVGCFMCRKKSKRSDVETITSEKFESLIWERKGKFTFGDIVKATEDFNERYCIGKGGFGTVYKAKLFNGEIVAVKRLNITDSSDATTKNRWSFENEIRTLTEVRHRNIIKLHGFCSRDNCLYLAYEFVERGSLGKLLYSDKGVDLSWESRVRIVTGLAHALSYLHHDCSPPIVHRDVSLNNILLESELEPRLSDFGTARLLSTESSNWTSVAGSYGYMAPELALSMLVTAKSDVYSFGIVALEVMMGRHPGDLLSTLSSDQDFASKALLDKRLPPPTESMEEEVKFVVRAALACTRSTPDSRPTMRSVAQELSGRAQTCMTEPNSVQLYESK; translated from the exons ATGGCTATATTTCACaaacctcttgttcttctacTGTTTCATGTTCTTTTCATTTCTATACTTCCACAAAATATAACATCATCACCAAGAACTGAGGCAGAAGCTCTTGTCAAATGGAAGAACAGTTTATTACCGTCGGCTTCTCTCGATTCTTGGTCCCTGAGCAACCTCAGAAACCTCTGTAACTGGACTGGCATTACCTGCAATGCTGCAGGAACTGTTTCGGAGCTCAACATTTCTGGTCAAGAACTCAATGGCACACTTGCTCGCTTTAATTTCTCTTCATTTCCAAACGTCACTTCCTTGGATATGAGCAGCAACCTCTTTTCAGATATTATACCTGTAGAGATTGAAAATTTAACACAACTTGAGTACCTGAGCTTCAACGACAACTATCTTAACGGTACCATTCCTTACCAAATTAGTCATCTTCAAAAATTGCAACATTTAGACTTAGGATCAAACTACTTGGCTAATGCAAATTGGTCTATGTTTTTGGACATGCCATTTCTGACGCACCTCAACTTATACTACAATTCCCTTGATTTAGAATTCCCAACTTTTGTATTTAGTTCCAGGAACTTGACCTTTCTTGATTTGTCACAGAATATGTTGACAGGCTCTATACCTGAATCATTGTTCACCAATTTGGGTAATCTTGAATTCCTAAATCTTAATGATAATTTATTTGAAGGCCCATTGCCAAGAAATATTTCCAAGCTTTCCAACCTAAAAGAACTTCATCTTGGAAGAAATAAGTTATCAGGGACTATTCCTGATAGTATAGGTCTTCTACGTGATCTTCAAGTTGTTGAGTTATATAACAATTCATTCGGTGGAAACATCCCTTCTTCTATAGGCCAACTTACAAAGCTTCAAAAACTTTATCTCGATTCAAACTATTTGAACTCTAGTATACCTCCTGAGCTTGGAATGTGCAACAAGCTAAACTTCTTGGCACTAGCTGTGAATTCACTTACAGGCCCTTTGCCTTTGTCCTTAACAAATCTTACAAAGATTTCTGAATTAGGACTATCAAATAATTTTTTGTCCGGTGAGCTCTTACCTCAATTCATAAGCAACTGGACTGAGTTAACGTCACTGCAGCTTCAAAACAATAGCTTCGTTGGTATTATTCCTCCAGAGATTGGTATGTTGACAAATCTTACCTACCTATATCTGTTTGACAATAATCTCACAGGACCAATCCCAAAAGAGATTGGGAACTTGCAACAGCTTTTAAAATTAGACCTGTCAGGAAACCAACTAGCAGATTCAATTCCTGCAACAATTGGGAACCTTTCTAGTTTGGTACTCTTACATTTGCACTTCAATAATCTTACCGGAACCATTCCACCTGAGATTGGAAACTTATCATTGCTGGAAATTCTCGATCTCAACACCAATCAGTTGCATGGACAGTTGCCTGATTCTATTGCTAAATTAAGTATGTTGCAGACATTTTCTGTTTTTACCAATAATTTTTCTGGAAGCATTCCAAAGGACTTCGGGAAACAGAGTCTCGATTTGTCTTATATTGGCTTTTCCAACAACAGCTTTTCCGGGGAATTGCCAGAAGGATTGTGTAGTGGTTTGGCCCTTCAAAGGTTGTCAGTGAATAGAAACATTTTTTCCGGGCCTTTGCCTAGGTGCCTGAGAAACTGCTCTCAACTGAGTAGAGTCCGTCTCGATGAGAATGAGTTTTCTGGAAAAATTTCAGAAGCATTTGGTATTCATCCAAATCTTGTTTTCATTACTCTCAATGGAAATAAGTTTACAGGTGAACTCTCACCCCAGTGGGGAAAATGTGAAAGTCTTACAAACATAGAGATGTCGAGAAACAAAATTTCAGGTGCAGTCCCTGCTGAGCTTGGAAATTTAAAGAATTTGCAAGTTTTGCATCTGGATTCAAATGAGTTGACaggtgagattccagctgaatTGGGAAATTTGGTCCTGTTGTTGAAACTCAACTTGAGCAATAATCATTTGACCGGAGACATTCCCCAGAGTGTAGGCAAACTATCAAAGCTCAACCAACTTGATTTGTCTACGAATAAAATGAACGGAAGCATTCCTAAAGAGCTTGGGAACTGTGAGAGCTTGTTGAGCTTGAACTTAAGACAGAACGATTTTTCAGAAGAGATTCCATCTGAGCTTGGCAATTTGGGTCAGTTGCAAATAAATTTGGACCTAAGTAGCAATTCACTTTCGGGAAACATCCCTTCTAACATAGGTAAACTGAAGTTTTTGGAGAATTTAAATCTTTCACATAATCTTCTGTCAGGTGGAATTTTTCCTTCGTTATTTACTGATATGTCAAGTTTGCAATTGATTGATTTATCTTACAATAACTTTTCTGGGCCTATACCATTGCTCCAACAACAAGTTAAGAATTTTTTTAATGGGAACTCACTTTTGTGTGGAGATGCAAATGGCTTGTCCCCGTGTCAGTCTACTTCTTTCAAGTCATCCAAAAAATCTAATTCCAGTACAAAAATTATCATCGGGGTCGTTGTTGCAGTGGTCAGCCTCCTAGTTTTTGGGACTATTTTCTTTGTTGGATGTTTTATGTGTCGAAAGAAAAGCAAGAGAAGTGATGTAGAGACTATCACATCAGAGAAATTTGAGTCTCTAATTTgggaaagaaaaggaaagtttaCATTTGGAGATATAGTGAAGGCCACTGAAGACTTCAATGAAAGGTACTGCATTGGAAAAGGAGGATTTGGAACTGTGTACAAGGCCAAATTGTTTAATGGAGAGATTGTAGCCGTTAAAAGGCTCAACATAACAGATTCTAGTGATGCTACAACAAAAAATCGATGGAGCTTTGAGAATGAGATTCGAACCTTGACAGAAGTTAGGCACCGTAATATCATCAAACTCCACGGATTCTGTTCCAGGGACAATTGCCTTTACTTAGCATATGAATTTGTCGAGAGAGGTAGCTTGGGGAAGTTGTTGTATAGTGACAAGGGGGTTGATTTAAGTTGGGAAAGCAGAGTGAGGATTGTTACAGGATTGGCTCATGCACTTTCTTACTTGCATCATGATTGTTCTCCACCTATTGTGCATAGAGATGTATCACTGAATAATATCTTGCTCGAGTCAGAACTAGAGCCTCGGCTCTCAGATTTTGGCACTGCAAGGTTGTTGAGTACTGAATCATCAAACTGGACAAGTGTTGCAGGGTCTTATGGCTACATGGCACCAG AACTTGCCTTAAGTATGCTAGTCACTGCTAAATCCGATGTTTATAGCTTTGGGATTGTAGCATTGGAGGTAATGATGGGAAGACACCCTGGGGATTTGCTTTCGACTTTGTCCAGTGATCAAGACTTTGCTTCAAAGGCTTTACTTGACAAACGGCTTCCACCTCCGACAGAGAGTATGGAAGAGGAGGTGAAATTTGTTGTTAGAGCAGCGCTAGCTTGTACACGTTCCACACCAGATTCACGGCCTACTATGCGTTCTGTGGCTCAAGAACTATCAGGAAGAGCTCAGACTTGCATGACTGAACCAAACAGTGTTCAGTTGTATGAATCCAAGTAG